A DNA window from Schistocerca gregaria isolate iqSchGreg1 chromosome 2, iqSchGreg1.2, whole genome shotgun sequence contains the following coding sequences:
- the LOC126334834 gene encoding uncharacterized protein LOC126334834, producing MYWSRLLDLPLINDTLTPDTYFKLCNHLHFVNNLHDQDRGDKLWKVRPVINVFRNKCLALPRSKHLSIDEQMIPFSGRCAMRTCVPSKPNPLGLKNFILETSEGLVLDFIIYTGKGTVPDTELKEIDLGASVIKLLTVTVPNNGQHVIYSDRFFTDIKSIELLLSNNISNRYCNEKQND from the coding sequence ATGTACTGGAGTAGGCTACTTGATCTGCCTCTTATCAATGATACTCTGACTCCAGACACATACTTCAAGTTATGCAatcatttacattttgtaaataatttacatgaCCAAGATAGGGGTGACAAACTTTGGAAAGTGAGGCCTGTGATTAATGTTTTCAGGAATAAGTGTCTCGCTTTGCCACGATCTAAGCACCTATCAATTGATGAGCAGATGATTCCATTCTCTGGCAGATGTGCAATGAGAACTTGTGTGCCATCGAAACCCAATCCTCTTGGGTTGAAAAACTTTATTTTGGAAACTTCAGAGGGTTTAGTTCTTGACTTCATAATATATACTGGAAAAGGAACAGTGCCTGATACCGAATTAAAAGAAATAGATTTAGGTGCAAGTGTAATTAAACTGTTGACTGTGACAGTTCCAAACAATGGGCAGCATGTGATATATAGTGACAGATTTTTTACAGACATAAAGTCAATTGAGCTTCTCTTAAGCAACAACATATCAAACAGATACTGTAATGAAAAACAGAATGACTGA